The region AAGTTGTTTCCAGGTTTGATATCGGCCTTTGGACCGTTCTCAACTGTTGCACCTTGCTCAAGTTTATTTGGAGCGATGATGTAACGCTTTTCTCCATCTGCGTAGTGAAGAAGTGCGATACGCGCTGTGCGGTTTGGGTCGTATTCAATGTGTGCGACCTTTGCTGGAATTCCATCCTTATCGTTACGGACGAAATCGATCAGACGGTATGCACGCTTGTGTCCTCCACCTTGGTGGCGAACTGTGATGCGACCTTGATTGTTACGGCCACCCTTTGAGTGGATTGGACGTACCAATGACTTTTCAGGAGTTGTGCGTGTGATTTCAGCGAAATCAGGAACGCTTGCGCCGCGTTGACCGGGGGTCGTTGGCTTGAGTTTGCGAAGTGCCATGATGATCCTTTTCTAGAAATCCCTATTCGTAAGGTTGCCCTTAGGAAACGGGACCTCCGAAGATGTCGATACGGTCGCCAGCGGCCACATGAACGATTGCTCGCTTTGTGTCTTTGCGCTTTCCATCACCAAAACGTGTGCGCTTGTTCTTTCCGATGCGGTTCATAGTGTTAACACTTATGACCTTGACTCCGAAAACCTTCTCGACTGCGATCTTGATCTCAGTCTTGTTGGCATCTGGAGCAACAATGAATGTGTACTTGTTCTCATCTAGCAATCCGTAGCTCTTTTCAGAAACTACTGGCGCTAGCAAGACGTCGCGGTGATCTTTCATGCTGTTACCTCGCTTTCACGTGCAACAGATTTAACAGACTTACCGGCTGCCTTTGCTGTGCTCTTTGCCTTAAGGAAATCGTTGATCGCTGCTTCTGAGAAGACAACGTCATCGCTCTTCAAGATGTCGTATGCATTTAGCTGATCAGGAACTAGAAGGTGTAGATCATCAGCGTTGCGAAGTGAACGCCATGCAGCGTCTTCGTTACGTGAGACAACAACCAAAAGGTTCTTGCGTGTTGAGAACTGACGAACTGCTGCAAGCGCTGCCTTTGTTGAAGGAGCTGCTGTTACAGAGTCGATAACGTGGATACGTTCGTTGCGCTGACGATCAGAGAGGACGCCGCGAAGTGCTTGTGCGATCATCTTCTTTGGTGTGCGCTGGAAGTAAGAACGTGGACGAACAGCATGTGCTGCACCACCACCGCGTTGCAAAGGAGCGCGGATCGAACCCTGACGAGCGCGGCCGGTTCCCTTCTGCTTAAACGGCTTCTTACCTGAACCAGAAGTTTCACCACGGTTCTTAGCCTTTTGAGTTCCTTGACGTGCAGCAGCAAGTTGCGCTGTCACGACTTGGTGGATCAAAGGAATATTTGTCTGCGCATCAAAGATGTCAGATGGAAGATCAACGCTTCCAACTTTCTTTCCTTCTGCGTTCTTTACTTCAACGGTAAGCGCCATGGTTATGCACCAACCTTTCCTGATGCTGTTTCAAAGATTGCTTTCTTTGCAGCAGAGCGGATGAACACCAATGCGCCATCAGGACCTGGTACTGAACCCTTGATGAGTAGCAAGTTATTTTCTGCATCAACTGATTGAACTAACAAGTTCTGTGTTGTGACTTTCTCTGCACCCATACGGCCCATCATGCGCATTCCCTTGAAAACGCGACCTGGTGTAGAGCAAGCACCGATTGAACCTGGCATGCGGTGCTTACGATCAACACCGTGAGATGAACCAAGACCACCGAAACCGTGGCGCTTCATAACACCAGCAGTTCCTTTACCTGTGCTTGTGCCGGTTGCATCAACGATGTCACCAGCAGCGAAAGTAGTTGCGCCGATTTCTTGGCCAACTGTGTATTCAGCAGCTGACAGTGTGCGCAGTTCTGCAACGGAGCGACGAGGAGTGACGCCTGCCTTTGCATAGTGGCCTGTTAGCGGCTTTGAAATTTTCTTTGGATCGATTGCACCGTAAGCAAGTTGCACGGCTGAGTAGCCATCCTTTTCAGGTGTGCGAATTTGCGTAACAACACATGATTCAACTGAAACTACAGTTACAGGAATCATCTTGTTGTTGGCATCGAAAACTTGTGTCATTCCGAGCTTCTTACCGAGAACGCCCTTAATGGACGAGCCGGCAGATTGAGTTGTATATGTCATGTTTCTCGTCCTTTCCTTAGAGCTTGATCTCGATGTCGACGCCAGCTGGCAAGTCAAGACGCATCAATGAATCAACAGTCTTAGGTGTTGGGTCGATGATGTCGATTAGGCGCTTATGTGTGCGCATCTCGAAGTGTTCGCGGCTGTCCTTATATTTGTGAGGAGAGCGAATCACGCAATACGTGTTCTTCTCTGTTGGTAGCGGCACTGGACCCGCGACCGTTGCACCTGTGCGCTCAACTGTTTCAACGATTTTCTTCGCTGAAGAGTCAATCACCTCATGGTCATAGGCCTTGAGTCGAATGCGGATCTTTTGTCCCGCCATGTCGTTCTCCTCTTTCGTTTTTACTACTAGTTAATTTTTAGTTTTCAAGCTTTTACTTCTTTTAAAACTTTTCCTGTTTTTGCGCCGGCGGTTTTAACGCCGCCGGCGCATCAACAACGGATTTTTTGTTTACTTCTTGATCTTTGTAACGCGACCTGCACCTACTGTGCGGCCACCTTCGCGGATCGCAAAGCGAAGTCCTTCTTCCATAGCGATTGGTTGAATTAGCTGTACAGCCATTTCAGTGTTATCGCCAGGCATAACCATTTCGGTGCCTTCTGGAAGTGTTACTACGCCAGTTACGTCAGTTGTACGGAAGTAGAACTGTGGACGGTAGTTGTTAAAGAATGGAGTGTGACGACCGCCTTCATCCTTTGAAAGGATGTATGCAGATGCATCGAACTCTGTGTGAGGTGTGATTGAGCCAGGCTTGCAAACAACCTGACCACGCTCTACATCTTCACGCTTTAGTCCACGAAGAAGAAGACCGACGTTCTCGCCAGCCTGACCTTCGTCGAGCAACTTACGGAACATTTCAACGCCTGTAACTGTTGTCTTCTGAGCTTCAGTGCGGATACCAACGATTTCAACTTCTTCGTTGACCTTTACAACGCCGCGCTCGATACGACCGGTGATAACTGTTCCACGACCTGTGATTGTGAAAACGTCTTCAACTGGCATAAGGAATGGCTTGTCGATTTCGCGTGCTGGCTGTGGGATGAATGCATCTACTGCATCCATGAGCTCCATCAACTTATCTGCCCACTTCTGGTCACCCTCAAGTGCCTTAAGTGCTGAGATGCGAACGATTGGAGTGTCATCGCCTGGGAACTCGTACTTAGATAGAAGTTCGCGAACTTCCATTTCAACGAGTTCAAGAATTTCTTCGTCATCGACCATATCTGACTTGTTAAGAGCAACAACGATTGATGGAACGCCAACTTGGCGAGCAAGAAGAACGTGCTCTTTAGTCTGTGGCATTGGACCATCTGTTGCAGCTACTACGAGGATTGCGCCGTCCATCTGTGCAGCACCAGTGATCATGTTCTTGATGTAGTCAGCGTGGCCTGGGCAGTCAACGTGTGCGTAGTGACGCTTTTCAGTCTGGTATTCGATGTGTGCAATAGAGATCGTGATACCGCGTTGACGCTCTTCTGGCGCCTTATCGATATCAGAGAATGCTGTTGCAGCGTTAAGGTCTGGGAACTTGTCATGAAGCACCTTGGAGATCGCAGCAGTAAGAGTTGTCTTACCGTGATCGATGTGGCCAATGGTGCCGATGTTTACGTGCGGCTTAGTGCGCTCGAACTTGGCTTTTGCCATTTTGTTTCCTCTTTCGTTTTTCTAGTGCTAGTTATTAGGGGTTGTGCTTTGTTTAGGGAGTTTTATTCGCCACGAACTTTTGCGATGATTTCTTTCATCACATTGCCTGGAACTTCGGCATAAGAATCGAATTCCATGCTGTAGCTCGCGCGACCTTGTGTTCTGGAGCGGAGATCTCCGACATAGCCGAACATCTCTGACAACGGAACTAGCGCCCTAACAACGCGGGCACCTGACCGCTCATCCATGGCCTGAATTTGGCCACGACGACTGTTGATGTCGCCGATGACATCACCCATGAAGTCTTCAGGGGTAACAACTTCGACGCGCATCACTGGTTCGAGAATTGCAGGATCAGCAAGTTTTGCTGCTTCCTTAAACGCTGCGATACCAGCCACCTTGAAAGCGAGCTCCGATGAGTCAACATCGTGATACGCGCCGTCAAGAAGAGTTACTCGTACATCTGTAAGTGGGTAGCCAGCAAGAGGACCTGCGGTCATTGCTTCACGGCAACCTGCATCAACTGAAGGGATGTACTCGCGTGGAACGCGACCACCAGTGATCTTGTTTACGAACTCGTAACCGCCTTCAACTTCACCAGTTGGAAGTGGCTCAATTGCGATCTGAATCTTTGCGAACTGACCTGAACCACCGGTCTGCTTCTTATGTGTGTAGTCGTGACGTGCAACTGGCTTACGAAGAGTTTCGCGGTAAGCAACCTGTGGCTTACCAACGTTTGCTTCAACCTTAAATTCGCGACGCATACGGTCTACAAGAATTTCAAGGTGGAGCTCGCCCATACCAGCGATGATTGTCTGGCCGGTTTCTTCGTCAGTGTTGACGTGGAAAGTTGGATCCTCTTCAGATAGACGCTGGATCGCGACGCCGAGTTTTTCTTGGTCGCCCTTGGTCTTTGGTTCGATAGCAACAGAGATAACTGGCGCTGGGAAGTCCATTGACTCGAGGATTACTGGCTTTGCAGGATCGCAAAGTGTTTCTCCTGTTGTTGTGTCCTTAAGTCCCATAACCGCAACGATCATGCCCGCGCCAACGTTGTCGCGTTCTTCGCGCTTGTTAGCGTGCATTTGGTAGATCTTGCCGATGCGCTCTTTGCGATCTTTTGTTGAGTTAAGAATTGTTGAACCAGTCTCAAGTACACCTGAGTACACGCGGA is a window of Candidatus Planktophila lacus DNA encoding:
- the rplW gene encoding 50S ribosomal protein L23 encodes the protein MKDHRDVLLAPVVSEKSYGLLDENKYTFIVAPDANKTEIKIAVEKVFGVKVISVNTMNRIGKNKRTRFGDGKRKDTKRAIVHVAAGDRIDIFGGPVS
- the rplD gene encoding 50S ribosomal protein L4, which encodes MALTVEVKNAEGKKVGSVDLPSDIFDAQTNIPLIHQVVTAQLAAARQGTQKAKNRGETSGSGKKPFKQKGTGRARQGSIRAPLQRGGGAAHAVRPRSYFQRTPKKMIAQALRGVLSDRQRNERIHVIDSVTAAPSTKAALAAVRQFSTRKNLLVVVSRNEDAAWRSLRNADDLHLLVPDQLNAYDILKSDDVVFSEAAINDFLKAKSTAKAAGKSVKSVARESEVTA
- the rplC gene encoding 50S ribosomal protein L3, with the protein product MTYTTQSAGSSIKGVLGKKLGMTQVFDANNKMIPVTVVSVESCVVTQIRTPEKDGYSAVQLAYGAIDPKKISKPLTGHYAKAGVTPRRSVAELRTLSAAEYTVGQEIGATTFAAGDIVDATGTSTGKGTAGVMKRHGFGGLGSSHGVDRKHRMPGSIGACSTPGRVFKGMRMMGRMGAEKVTTQNLLVQSVDAENNLLLIKGSVPGPDGALVFIRSAAKKAIFETASGKVGA
- the rpsJ gene encoding 30S ribosomal protein S10; amino-acid sequence: MAGQKIRIRLKAYDHEVIDSSAKKIVETVERTGATVAGPVPLPTEKNTYCVIRSPHKYKDSREHFEMRTHKRLIDIIDPTPKTVDSLMRLDLPAGVDIEIKL
- the tuf gene encoding elongation factor Tu; protein product: MAKAKFERTKPHVNIGTIGHIDHGKTTLTAAISKVLHDKFPDLNAATAFSDIDKAPEERQRGITISIAHIEYQTEKRHYAHVDCPGHADYIKNMITGAAQMDGAILVVAATDGPMPQTKEHVLLARQVGVPSIVVALNKSDMVDDEEILELVEMEVRELLSKYEFPGDDTPIVRISALKALEGDQKWADKLMELMDAVDAFIPQPAREIDKPFLMPVEDVFTITGRGTVITGRIERGVVKVNEEVEIVGIRTEAQKTTVTGVEMFRKLLDEGQAGENVGLLLRGLKREDVERGQVVCKPGSITPHTEFDASAYILSKDEGGRHTPFFNNYRPQFYFRTTDVTGVVTLPEGTEMVMPGDNTEMAVQLIQPIAMEEGLRFAIREGGRTVGAGRVTKIKK
- the fusA gene encoding elongation factor G; protein product: MATSTVEKIDLATVRNIGIMAHIDAGKTTTTERILFYTGISYKIGEVHEGAATMDWMEQEQERGITITSAATTCMWKDHLINIIDTPGHVDFTVEVERSLRVLDGAVAVFDGVAGVEPQSETVWRQADRYSVPRICFINKLDRTGASFDKCVGMIKDRLNAVALVLQLPIGNESDFIGVVDLLAMKALVWRGETKKGEDYTIEEIPADMLEKSKQARHEMIETLAENDDVVMEKYLAGEDLSEAELIAGIRRATIAAKLSPVLTGSAFKNKGVQPMLDAVTRYLPSPLDIDAIVGTDMNDKEKEMKRLPKNDEPFSALAFKIMTDPHLGKLTFIRVYSGVLETGSTILNSTKDRKERIGKIYQMHANKREERDNVGAGMIVAVMGLKDTTTGETLCDPAKPVILESMDFPAPVISVAIEPKTKGDQEKLGVAIQRLSEEDPTFHVNTDEETGQTIIAGMGELHLEILVDRMRREFKVEANVGKPQVAYRETLRKPVARHDYTHKKQTGGSGQFAKIQIAIEPLPTGEVEGGYEFVNKITGGRVPREYIPSVDAGCREAMTAGPLAGYPLTDVRVTLLDGAYHDVDSSELAFKVAGIAAFKEAAKLADPAILEPVMRVEVVTPEDFMGDVIGDINSRRGQIQAMDERSGARVVRALVPLSEMFGYVGDLRSRTQGRASYSMEFDSYAEVPGNVMKEIIAKVRGE